In Podospora pseudopauciseta strain CBS 411.78 chromosome 3, whole genome shotgun sequence, one genomic interval encodes:
- a CDS encoding hypothetical protein (EggNog:ENOG503Q4V7; COG:K) — protein sequence MADQHQHTQQQFAPPTYASLEVPFAPPVHRNALPETRIAEPGPKKGKRKSNAAEGDANGTTDSPKEKKQRISRSCDQCHGKRMKCSGFKPCNNCTKRDRVCTYDRPYIRGIAKTPPPPPADGQARNLAQPVDEFGREVRDRSWALRACDLCRTQKVSCLGKLPCENCFNSRVACTFKLRAKQRDSMPPGEGGEEGEGEGEASEAEADDTELQENDSIEYGGTFAVRRIPLQDHENYMLTNRYADPETPPLAFLHRAWERMARYQKIPTSYGQEYGVPGDLVMPPSDQPFDTTLPLAFPESPAKWFEMLNAFQNGWTETFHFLHRPTVKSWLERVWKNWTANSPLEKDLGPAKATIALMCMSIGTMFYDRPWREAVKQKMWDRLWTLNMGDQLFLATIRLTDSEPGPPKLESIQARLLQVLYLLCTCRLSQAWYIFGNAVHMLTQLGLHRRRGRNRGLGRDVTVNPDYAKIQCERRTFWTAYIIDKEISLMSGRPCHFSNEAVDQEFPDPVNDEDMGPEGPFRPHLGDCYLEAGTEQAKLNQIIDKIMRDVYTFREIPNDWRLESATRLGNELEQWKEQLPFMMCHLKPSMLHTIFRRQSTLLTLAHCHAAILVYRPFMTAPYSADAEKKQAADSAVRKLLDAARIALNMCLTLARDQEKRDKSHFQSIFFAHHVCFCAAAVIFLLPHIRTRQAMYGGTHFRGYGKMDSLLTETAEKAIGALLKQTNRYSPSRRWAIILEELRDEAARQVTGAGRTPAEQSQAQAQVAGQGQGGSDDADVQSPNEQLLEDALRAHWEADLARHALPNHPPAEVAEPPPPPLVYRLWDKWKTTDWIDLDSAAFGPISNFEPLPPPPPPPPPAPQPAPQPGQQSANEPAQPPPPPAPQQGPVQNPVQ from the exons ATGGCCGATCAGCACCAACATACCCAACAGCAGTTTGCTCCACCCACCTATGCCTCGCTCGAGGTGCCCTTTGCGCCCCCTGTCCACCGCAATGCCCTGCCAGAAACACGCATTGCCGAGCCTGGTCCGAAGAAGGGCAAGCGAAAGTCCAACGCTGCCGAAGGAGATGCCAATGGGACGACAGACTCTcccaaggaaaagaagcagCGCATCTCCCGCTCCTGTGATCAGTGCCATGGCAAGCGTATGAAATGCAGTGGCTTCAAGCCATGCAACAACTGCACCAAGCGCGACAGGGTGTGTACCTATGACAGACCCTATATCAGGGGCATTGCAAAGacaccgccccctcctcccgccgATGGCCAAGCCCGTAACCTCGCCCAGCCAGTTGACGAGTTTGGGAGGGAAGTCCGTGACAGAAGTTGGGCTCTACGTGCCTGTGATCTCTGTCGAACTCAAAAGGTGTCTTGCTTGGGCAAGCTACCATGCGAGAACTGCTTCAACAGCCGTGTTGCATGCACCTTCAAGCTACGTGCAAAACAGCGAGACTCGATGCCACCgggcgagggcggtgaggaaggcgaaggcgagggtgaggCCTCAGAAGCAGAGGCTGATGACACAGAGCTGCAGGAGAACGACTCTATTGAATATGGAGGTACATTTGCAGTCAGGCGCATTCCACTTCAGGATCACGAGAACTACATGCTCACAAATCGATATGCGGATCCCGAGACACCACCCCTGGCTTTTCTTCACAGAGCCTGGGAGAGGATGGCCCGCTACCAGAAAATACCCACTAGCTACGGACAAGAATATGGTGTTCCTGGTGACCTCGTCATGCCGCCTAGTGACCAGCCTTTCGACACTACGTTGCCGCTGGCTTTTCCTGAGAGTCCGGCCAAATGGTTCGAGATGCTCAACGCTTTTCAGAACGGCTGGACCGAGACCTTTCACTTTCTACACCGGCCCACCGTCAAGTCCTGGTTGGAAAGGGTATGGAAGAACTGGACTGCAAACTCACCCCTGGAGAAGGATCTCGGCCCGGCAAAAGCCACCATTGCGCTCATGTGCATGTCTATTGGCACAATGTTTTACGACCGACCATGGCGAGAAGCCGTTAAACAAAAGATGTGGGATCGTCTCTGGACGCTCAACATGGGAGACCAACTGTTCCTGGCAACCATTCGTCTCACAGACTCTGAGCCGGGCCCACCAAAGCTGGAATCCATCCAAGCTCGTCTCCTCCAAGTCCTGTATCTCCTTTGCACATGTCGACTGAGCCAAGCTTGGTATATCTTTGGCAATGCCGTCCACATGCTGACTCAGCTCGGCCTCCATCGCAGACGAGGCCGAAATCGAGGCCTGGGTCGGGATGTGACAGTCAACCCAGATTACGCAAAGATCCAGTGCGAGAGGCGCACGTTTTGGACCGCCTACATCATTGACAAGGAGATTTCGTTGATGTCTGGAAGGCCCTGCCATTTTTCCAATGAAGCAGTTGACCAGGAGTTCCCGGATCCTGTCAACGACGAAGATATGGGTCCCGAAGGCCCTTTCCGGCCACACCTGGGCGACTGCTACTTGGAGGCTGGCACTGAGCAGGCCAAGTTGAACCAGATCATCGATAAGATTATGCGAGACGTGTACACGTTTCGCGAGATACCCAATGACTGGAGGTTGGAGAGCGCTACACGACTAGGGAACGAATTGGAACAGTGGAAAGAGCAGCTACCCTTCATGATGTGCCATCTCAAGCCTTCCATGTTGCACACCATTTTCCGTCGACAGTCCACTCTCTTGACCCTGGCTCATTGCCACGCCGCCATTCTCGTCTATCGTCCGTTCATGACAGCACCATACTCGGCCGATGCCGAAAAGAAACAGGCTGCCGATTCTGCTGTGCGCAAACTGCTTGACGCCGCTCGTATAGCTTTGAATATGTGCCTCACATTGGCTAGAGatcaggagaagagggaCAAGAGCCACTTCCAGTCCATTTTCTTCGCGCACCACGTCTGCTTCTGCGCAGCCGCCGTTATTTTCCTTCTCCCGCACATCCGAACTCGGCAAGCCATGTACGGAGGCACTCACTTTAGGGGATACGGCAAGATGGACTCCTTACTCACCGAGACCGCAGAAAAGGCCATTGGCGCGCTCTTGAAACAAACAAATCGCTATTCGCCCTCGCGTAGATGGGCCATCATCTTGGAAGAGCTTCGAGATGAGGCGGCTCGCCAAGTGACTGGGGCTGGACGAACGCCGGCGGAACAGAGTCAGGCCCAGGCTCAGGTTGCAGGGCAAGGCCAGGGGGGCAGTGATGATGCGGATGTCCAATCTCCCAATGAGCAACTCTTGGAAGATGCATTACGTGCCCACTGGGAAGCTGATTTGGCCCGTCATGCTCTCCCGAATCATCCACCTGCTGAAGTTGCTgaaccaccgcctcccccatTGGTATACCGTCTGTGGGACAAATGGAAGACGACCGATTGGATTGATCTTGATTCTGCG GCGTTTGGGCCGATTTCCAATTTTGAGcctctacctcctcctcctcctccaccacctccagcaccacaGCCTGCACCTCAACCAGGACAGCAGTCAGCAAACGAGCCAgcgcaaccaccacccccgccagcACCGCAACAAGGCCCCGTTCAGAACCCAGTTCAGTAA